The genomic window GACGCGCCCCTCCAGTGCCGCGAACTCCTGCTCTGCGGTCGCGGCCCGGCTGGCGATCGCCTCCAGCGCCTGCCGCAACCGGCCGATCTCGGCCTCCCCCGCCTCCTGTCGGCTGCGGGCGGCGGCGACCTTGCCCGACAGTCGGGCCAGGCCCTCGCGCCGGTCGGCGGCCGCACGGGCGAGCCGAATCAAACGCTGCTGCTCCTCCTGGTGGGCCGACTCGGCGTCGCGCCGGGCCTGCTCGGCAGAGTGCAGCGCCTCGCCGACGCTGGCGACCTCCTGCTCCAGCTGCTGCTCCTGCTCGCGCAGGGCCGCGGCCTGGGAGCGGAGCTTGTCGGGGTCGCGACCTTCACCGGACCCGCCGACGGCCTCTTCCTCACTCTCGCTGGCCAGCAGGCGCACGCGCTCGCGGGCCAGGTCTGCCGTGGCTGAGGTGCGCTCGACCAGCGCCGACAGCGCATAGAACTGGTCCTGCGCGGCGTTGAGCGCCGGAGCGGCCTCCGCGGCCTCGGCCTCCAGCGCGGCCACTGCCGACTGCGCCGCCGTCAGCGACTGCTGCGCGGCGGTGCGGCGGTTGATCATGGCGGTCTCGTCGGCGAGCTCCTGCTCCAGGGTGGTGGTCAGCTGGACCAGGTCGTCGGCCAGGATGCGCAGCCGGGCGTCGCGCACGTCGGCCTGGATCGTCGCGGCCCGGCGCGCGGTCTCGGCCTGGCGCCCCAACGGGCCGAGCTGACGACGGATCTCGCTGGTCAGGTCGCCGAGGCGGGTGAGGTTGCCCTCCATCGTCTCCAGCTTGCGCAGCGCCTTCTCCTTGCGCTTGCGGTGCTTGAGGACCCCGGCCGCCTCCTCGATGAAGCCGCGCCGCTCCTCGGGCGTGGCCCGCAGCACGGCGTCGAGCTGGCCCTGACCGACAATGACGTGCATCTCGCGCCCGATGCCGGAGTCGGAGAGCAGCTCCTGGATGTCGAGCAGCCGGCACGAGGTGCCGTTGATGGCGTAGTCCGACCCGCCATTGCGGAACATGGTCCGCGAGATCGTCACCTCGCTGTAGTCGATCGGCAGCGCACCGTCGGTGTTGTCGATCGTCATCGTCACCTCGGCCCGTCCCAGCGGCGGGCGCCCCGAGGTGCCGGCAAAGATGACGTCCTCCATCTTGCCACCGCGCAGGCTCTTGGCCCCCTGCTCGCCCATCACCCAGGCCAGGGCGTCGACCACGTTGGACTTGCCGGAGCCGTTGGGTCCGACGATGCAGGTGATGCCCGGCTCCAGGCGCAGCTTGGTCGCGGAGGCGAACGACTTGAACCCCTTGAGGGTCAGGCTCTTGACATACACGCTGTGGCGGCTCCTGTGGCGATGAGACTCCCGGTCACCCTACCCGCGCACCCGCCAGGATCTGCGGACCCTGGGTGACCCAGTTCGTGCTCAGCCCGCGCTGACTACCGCTCGCGGAAGCCGGTGAGTGAGTCCACCGGCTCGTGCCACTGCACCGTGATCCCCAAGACGTGCCCCGGCCGGCTGCGCAGCGAGGTCTCCTCACCGAGCAGGTCGATGAGGGCGCGCACCGCATCATCGGGACCCTGGGCGTTCACCTCGACCCGCCCGTCCGGCAGGTTGCGCGCGTGCCCCACCAGGCCCAGCTCCAGCGCCCGCGCCCTGGTCCACCACCGGAACCCGACGCCCTGCACCCGACCGCGCACGAACACCACTGCCCTGACCACCGGCTCACTCCTTGGCTTCGACGACGTGGACGTGCCTCATCCTCGGTCGCGGCTGGCAGCGCGGACAGTAGTGCGAGGACCGGTTCATGAACGTCTCGCGCCGGATCAGCGTTCCGCAACGGTCGCACGGCTGCCCCTGCCGCCCATAGGCGTTCAGGGACCGGTCGAAGTAGCCGCTCGCGCCGTTGACGTTGACATAGAGCGCGTCAAAGCTCGTGCCGCCCTGGCCCAGCGCCTCGGTCATCACGTCCCTCGCGTGGTCGAGCACCCGCGCGAGCGTGGGCTTGGTCAGCGCCGAGGTCTCGCGCAGCCCGTGCACCCCGGCGCGCCACAGCGCCTCGTCGGCATAGATGTTGCCGATGCCGCTGACCACCCCCTGGTCGAGGAGCGCCCGTTTGATGGCCGTATGCCGACGCTTCAGGGAGCGGACCACCGCACCCTGGTCATAGGCCGGCTCGAGCGGGTCCGGTGCGATGTGCCCCACGGGCACGGGGACGCCGTGGCTGTGGTGACTCCCGGCATACGGGTCAGGGACGAGCTCGGTCAGCGCCAACCCGCCGAAGGTGCGCTGGTCGACAAAGCGCAGCTGCGGTCCGTCATCGGCGAAGTCGAAACTCGCGTGCAGGTGCTTCTCGCGGGGAGCGTCGGGGGGCTCCACCAGCAGCTGCCCGCTCATGCCGAGGTGGACGACCAGTGCGTGCGGGTCGTCGCCGGGGGCCTGGACGACCAGCCAGAGATATTTGCCACGCCGGTCTGCGACCCGGACCTCGGCGCCGGTGAGCCGCTCGGAGAGGTCAGCAGGCCCCGCCACGTGGCGGCGGGCGACCCGAGCGCCGGTCAACGTCGCGGTCTCGATGCGGCGTCCCACGACATGGTCCGCCAGACCGCGGCGGACGACCTCGACCTCGGGGAGCTCGGGCACAGCCGCTCAGTCGCTGGCGGGGTGGGCGGCGACGTCGGCGCCGGGCACGCCGGCGGTCGCGTTGGCGGTCGCGTTGGCCGCTGTCTCGGCGTCCTCTCGAGCGGTCGCGCGCTCGGTCAGCAGGGTCCAGGCGGCCTCGGCAGCCTTCTGCTCGGCGGCCTTCTTGCTGCGGCCGACGCCGGTGCCGAGGACCTCCTCCTCCACGACCGCGGTGGCCGTGAACACCTTGTCGTGGTCCGGGCCCTCCTCGACGATCTGATAGGTCGGGCTGACCGGCGCGTCGGTGGAGGCCAGCTCCTGCAGGCTCGTCTTCCAGTCCAGGGCGGCGCCCAGCGTGGCGCTCTGCTCCATCATCGGGTCGAGCAGGTGGTGCACGAAGGTGTCAGCGGCCGGCAGCCCGACGGAGATATAGATGCAGCCGATGACGGCCTCGGTGGTGTCCGCCAGGATCGAGGCCTTGTGTCGTCCGCCGGTGGACTCCTCACCGCGCCCTAGCAGCACGAAGTCGCCCAAACCGATGGTCTGGGCGACCTCCGCGAGGGCGCGGGAGTTCACCACCGCGGCCCGCAGCTTGGCCAGCTGGCCCTCGGGCAGGTCGGGGTGACGGCGATAGAGCGTGTCGGTGACGACCAGGCCCAGCACGGAGTCGCCCAGGAACTCGAGACGCTCGTTGTGGGGCAGGTTGCCGTTCTCGTAGGCGTAGGACCGGTGCGTCATGGCGCGCCGAAGCAGCGCCTCGTCGCAGGGCTGCCCGACCACCTCGGTGAGGTAGTCCTGCAGATCAGCGAGGGGACGCTGCTCGGGGGTCGCGGGGCTGGTGCCCGCGCCAGATCCTGAGCCCGACGTCATACCGACGGGCGACTCAGCCCTGGTGCTCGGTGCGCTCTGCGGCGTCGTAGTGACGACCCGCGTAGGTGCCGCAGGAGGGGCAGGCCATGTGCGGCTGCTTGAGCTCCTTGCACTGCGGGCACGTGCTCACAGCAACCGGCGTAGCCTTCCAGTTGGCGCGGCGGGAACGGGTGTTGGAGCGGGACATCTTCCGCTTCGGGACAGCCACGTCAGTTCCTCTTCTTCTCGTCGTCGGTGCCCGGGTGGGCCAGGTCGGCCAGTGCCGACCACCGTGGGTCAATCACGTCATGGTGGTGGTCCGGATCGTCAGCCAGGCGAGCTCCACACTCAGAGCACAGTCCTGGACAGTCGTCCCGGCACACCGGTTGGAACGGCAGGGCGGTCACCACTGCGTCCCGGATCATCTCCTCGAGGTCCATCAGGTCACCCTCGAGCTTGTGCACGTCGTCCTCGTCCTCGTCGCCCGCCACCTGCTGGTGGTGGGCAGCGCGATCGGAGTATGCGAACAGTTCCTGGAAGGTGACGTCGACACGCTTGTCCACGTCGTCCAGGCACCGCACGCACTCGCCGGTCGCCGTCGCCCGGACCGATCCAGTGGCCAGGACACCCTCCATCACGGACTCCATGCGCAGATCAACCTCGACCGGGTCCCCGGCCTTGATCGCGATGACGTCCGTGCCGAGCCGGTCCGGAGCCGTCACGACCCGCGAGGTCTCCTTCATGGCGCCCGCCCGGCGGACGAGCTCCCGGGTGTCAAAAACCCAGGGGCTCGCGGCGTCCTGCGTTGCCATGTCGTCCCTCGTGTGTCGTGTGGATCGATCTGGCCCAGACGGGACACAGACCGACGCACAAGATTAGCCGAGGGGCCCGTGGCCCAACAAATCGGCAGCCCAGCAGCGCCTGCCCAGTAGGTTGGCTCCATGAGTCGCTGCCTGTGCCCCGGATCCTACGACCCAGTCACCAACGGCCACCTGGACATCATCACCCGCGCCGCCGAGCTGTATGACGAGGTGGTGGTCGGCGTGCTCCACAACCCGGCCAAGACGGGCCGCTTCCCGGTCGAGCAGCGGATCGAGTTCATCACCGAGGCGATCCCGGAGGGGCTGCCCGTGCGAGTGGAGGCCTTTGGCGGGCAGCTGCTGGTCGACATCGCCCGCCAGCTGGAGGCCCGGGCGATCGTCAAGGGGCTGCGCGGTGGCACCGACTTCGCCTATGAGCTGCCGATGGCGCTGATGAACCGGCACCTGACCGGCATCGAGACCGTCTTCCTGCCCGGCGACCCGGCCCTCGAGCACGTGTCCAGCTCTCTGGTCACCGAGGTCGCGACGTATGGCGGGGACGTCACCGGCCTCGTCCCCGAGCACGTGCGCGAGGCCCTCGAGGCCCGGCGCTCCCGGTGAGGTCGATGGCGCCCCCGCCCATCACCGCGGTCCTGTTCGACTTCCACCAGACGCTGGTCTGTGGGGGCGACGCCTCCGGCTGGCTGCAGGACGGGTGGAGGCGGGCGGGCCGAGGGGACGACCCGGTGGGAGCGCTCGGCGACGATGCGGCGGCGGATCTGAGCGACTTCCTCGACCGGATCTGGGAGCACGCGTCCGTGATCGACCCCGCGAGCGCCCGTGACGAGAGCCCGGAGCAGCACCGGGCGGTCTTCCTGGAGACCGTGGCCGGCTGCCCGGGAGTCGATCGGGACCTGGCCGAGGCGCTGTATCTCGGGATGCCAGACCGCTGGGACTCCTTCGACGACACGGTGCCCGTGCTGGACGAACTGCGGGCACGCGGGGTGCGCACGGCGATCGTCTCCAACGTCGGCTTCGACCTGCGCCCCGTCATCGAGCGCAACCACATCGTGGTCGACGCGCTCGTGCTGTCCTATGAGGTCGGCAGCGTGAAGCCGGATGCCGGGATCTTCACCTACGCCCTCGACCTGCTCGAGGTCGAGGCCGCCCAGACGCTCATGGTGGGTGACAGCTGGCGGGATGACTCCGGGGCTGCGGCCCTCGGCATCCGCACGCTGCTGCTCCCGCGCACCGACGGCCCGGTCCACGGCCTGGAGTCGGTGCTCCGCCTCGTCGGTCCCTGAGCTCGGGCTGTCGCGACGAGCCCCAGTCACGCAGCAGCCGGCGCTCACGCGGAGTCGGAGCTCGGCTCGGCCAGGTGGACCGTCGTCTCGCCGTAGGTGCGCGACTCCAGGCTCACCAGTCCCTCGGGCCAGGCCGGGTCGGGTGACCGCGCGGAGCGTTCCAGCACCACGAGGGCATCCGGGGCGAGCCAGCCGTGGTCGACCAGCCCGGCCAGGACGCGTGCAATCTCAGGCTCGCCCAGCGGATAGGGCGGGTCGATCAGGACCAAATCAAACTCCTCGCCGGCCGGGCCGCGCTCCAGGGCTCGCTCGACCAGGTCGCCGCGGACCGTCGTCTGCGAGCCCACGCCGAGCTCGTCAGCATTGGCGGTGATGAGCGCGGTCGCGCGTCGGTCCGACTCGACCAGGACCGCGCGGGTCGCGCCGCGGCTCAGGGCCTCGAACGCGAGCGCGCCGGACCCGGCATAGAGGTCGAGCACCCGAGTGTCGGTCAGGTCCATCAGGCTCTCGACCCGGGAGAACAACGCCTCCCGGACGCGGTCGGTCGTCGGGCGCGTCCCAGCACCCTTGGGCGCACGCAGCCGCCGACCGCCCAGACGCCCGGCGATCAGGCGGGTCACCCGCGCTCCAGGAACGCTGCCCGCTCGGCGTCCATCCGGTCCAGCTCGGCCCGCAGCTCGGGGTGCCCCTCCAGGTCCGGGTCCTGCCCCACGATCTGCCACGCGTCCTCGTGCGCGGTCACGATGAGGTCCTCGTCCCGGCTGAGCCGCAACAGCCGGATGCCACTGCGCCGACCGGACTGCGAGGCCCCCAGCACGTCACCCTCGCGGCGCTGGGCCAGGTCGAGCCGCGCCAGCTGGAACCCGTCAGTCGTGGCCGCCACCGCGTCGAGCCGCTCCAGTGACAGGCTCTCGGCCGACTGGCACATCAGCAGGCACAGCCCGGGCTTGCTGCCACGACCGATGCGACCGCGCAGCTGATGGAGCTGGGAGATGCCGAAGCGGTCGGCGTCGATCACCACCATCTGCGTCGCGTTGGGCACGTCCACGCCGACCTCGATGACGGTGGTGGCGACCAGCACGTCGATCTCTCCCGAGCTGAAGGACTGCATCACGGCATCCTTCTCCTCGGGCGACTGACGACCGTGGAGTATGCCGATGCGCAGGTCAGCCGTCGCCGGCAGCTCCCGCAGGGCGCGCTGCACCTGGAGCACCCCGTGCAGCTCGGCCCGACCGGACTTCTCCTCCTCGTCCGCGTCAGCCTCCCAGGTCAGCGTCTCGTCGTCGAAGAGGTCATCGCCACCGGGCGTGCTGCTCGGAAACGTGCTCCTCGGAGACGCGCTTGTGGAGGTCGTGTCGCCCGTGGACGTCCCAGGGGCCGGCCCGCCCCCCTCCTGCCGCCGCATGATCGGCCCACCCGGACCGATGGTGGTGCCTTCGGGCAGATCGGGGTCGTCCGGTTGACCGATGCGGGGACACACGACATACACCTGCCCGCCGCGAGAAACCTCCTCGGCGACCCGCGACCACGTGCGCTCCACCCAGTTGGGCTGGTGACCGCGGACCACGTGCGTAGTGATCGGCTGGCGCCCGCTCGGCACCTCGCTGAGGGTGGAGGTCTCCATGTCGCCGAAGACGGTCATCGCCACGGTGCGCGGGATCGGGGTCGCGGTCATCACGAGGGTGTGGGGCGTGTGGCCGTCGGCCTTGGTGCGGAGGGCGTCCCGCTGCTCCACCCCGAAGCGGTGCTGCTCGTCCACGACGACCAGTCCCAGCTCGGCGAACTGAACGTGGTCCTGGATCAGGGCGTGCGTGCCCACCACGATGCCGGCCTCACCACTGGCCGCCATCAGCAGGTTGGCCCGCCGCTCCGCGGCCGACTGGCTGCCGGTGAGGAAGGCGATCCTGGTCCCGTCTGCGGCCCCTCCAAGAAGGCCCGCCTCTGCTAGCGGCCCGAGCAGTGCGGTGATCGAGCGCTGGTGCTGGGCGGCGAGGACCTCCGTGGGAGCCAGCAGCGCGGCCTGTCCTCCCGCGTCGATCACGGTGAGCATGGCCAGCAGCGCGACGACGGTCTTGCCGGACCCCACCTCGCCCTGCAGGAGCCGGTTCATCGGCACCGTGCGCTGGAGGTCCTGCCTGATCTCGGTCAGCACCTGCTCCTGGCCGTCCGTGAGCTGGAAGGGCAGCCGCTCCCGGAACTGCTCAGCCACTCCCCCCGTCACCGGTGTGCGAGGGACGGCCGGGACCGCGTTGGAGGAGTGGCGCAGCCGGGCCAGGGCGGCCTGGAGCACGAAGGCCTCCTGGAACTTCATCCGCCACCGGCCCTTGCGCTCGTCCTGGACGCTGCGGGGCTGGTGGAGCATCGCATAAGCCCGGTCCAGCGGAGGCAGTCCATGCTTGGCCCTGACGCCGACCGGGATCGGGTCAGGCACCGGCTCCAGCGCGTGCAGGACCAGGTCGACCGCCCGGGCGACCTTCATCGAGTTCATCCCGGGCACCGGCGCATAGACCGGGATCGGACCTTCGTCGAAGGCGCCGGGGGTGTGGCCTCCCCGTTTGACCGCCTCGTATTCCGGGTGGGTCAGCTGCATCCGCCCGCCGCGCGAGTCCTCGTAGTAGCTGATGGTCCCCGCTGCGAGCACCAGCCGGCCGGGGACGAGCGCGTCCTGGTGGCCCCAGGCGGAGAAGAAGGTCAGCTCCAGCTCGTGCCCGTCGCCGTCCTCGATCGTGGCGATCAGCATGCTGCCGCGCCGCGTCTTCATCTTGCGGGTGACGGCGGTCTTCACGAAGGCCAGGACCACGACATACTCCCCGATCTGCAGGGACGAGAAGTCGGTGGGTCGGGTGGGGTCGAGATAGCGCCGCGGCCAGAACTCCAGCAGGTCCCGGACGGTGATGATCTCGCGCTTGGCCAGGTTGGTGGCGGCCCTGGCGATGATCGTGCGCAGCGTGGTGTCCAGCGTCGTCACCCGCTCACCCCCTGACGACCCAGCATCACTCTGCCCCCAACAGCCACGCATAGGCAGGTTGTCCACCGTCGAGCCAGACCACCTCAAGATCGGAGTGAGCCGCCTCGATCGCCGACACGGCCTGCTCCATGTCGTCGCGCCGCTCGTCGTCCACGTCTGCGCCGGCGACGAGGGTGAGCAGCTCGGTGTGGTCGGTGACCAGGCGCGCCAGGAGCCTGGTGGCAGCCCGCGTGGGCTCGTCGTCCACGATGACGATCTGCCCGTCCAGCAGGCCGAGCCATTGCCCCACTGCGACGGGCCCGGCTCCGGTCTGGGCGTCGCGCGAGGCCACCGTCAGCTCGGCGTGCAGCGTGCCCTCCGCCGCCTCGCGCATCGCCTCGAGGGCGTCGCCGAACGAGGCGTCCGGATCGAGGACCGCGAGCGCGGACACGCCCTGGACCGCGGCGCGGCTGGTCACGACCTCCACGACCAGCCCCTCCTCCCGGGCGGCGCTGGCGGCCGCCTGGGCGGCCATCAGGGTGTCCCCGTCGTTGGGCAGCACGATGACTGCCTCGGCGTGCGCGGCCCAGATGGCGTTGAGCAGCTGTCCCGTCGAGGCCCGGGCTCCCGGGGCTGACCGCACCACGGTCGCCCCGGTCTGCTCGAAGAGGGTGAGGAGGCCGTCGCCCCCCGCGCAGGCGACGACGCCGACAGCCGCCCGGGGCACCTCGGAGCGGGAGGTGGCCCGCGCGACGGTGCGGACGAGCTCCTCGGTGCGGATCTGGTCGACGTGGCCTGCCATGGTGCCGGCC from Ornithinimicrobium cryptoxanthini includes these protein-coding regions:
- the rpmF gene encoding 50S ribosomal protein L32 codes for the protein MAVPKRKMSRSNTRSRRANWKATPVAVSTCPQCKELKQPHMACPSCGTYAGRHYDAAERTEHQG
- the mutM gene encoding bifunctional DNA-formamidopyrimidine glycosylase/DNA-(apurinic or apyrimidinic site) lyase, whose protein sequence is MPELPEVEVVRRGLADHVVGRRIETATLTGARVARRHVAGPADLSERLTGAEVRVADRRGKYLWLVVQAPGDDPHALVVHLGMSGQLLVEPPDAPREKHLHASFDFADDGPQLRFVDQRTFGGLALTELVPDPYAGSHHSHGVPVPVGHIAPDPLEPAYDQGAVVRSLKRRHTAIKRALLDQGVVSGIGNIYADEALWRAGVHGLRETSALTKPTLARVLDHARDVMTEALGQGGTSFDALYVNVNGASGYFDRSLNAYGRQGQPCDRCGTLIRRETFMNRSSHYCPRCQPRPRMRHVHVVEAKE
- the rnc gene encoding ribonuclease III: MTSGSGSGAGTSPATPEQRPLADLQDYLTEVVGQPCDEALLRRAMTHRSYAYENGNLPHNERLEFLGDSVLGLVVTDTLYRRHPDLPEGQLAKLRAAVVNSRALAEVAQTIGLGDFVLLGRGEESTGGRHKASILADTTEAVIGCIYISVGLPAADTFVHHLLDPMMEQSATLGAALDWKTSLQELASTDAPVSPTYQIVEEGPDHDKVFTATAVVEEEVLGTGVGRSKKAAEQKAAEAAWTLLTERATAREDAETAANATANATAGVPGADVAAHPASD
- a CDS encoding YceD family protein, encoding MATQDAASPWVFDTRELVRRAGAMKETSRVVTAPDRLGTDVIAIKAGDPVEVDLRMESVMEGVLATGSVRATATGECVRCLDDVDKRVDVTFQELFAYSDRAAHHQQVAGDEDEDDVHKLEGDLMDLEEMIRDAVVTALPFQPVCRDDCPGLCSECGARLADDPDHHHDVIDPRWSALADLAHPGTDDEKKRN
- a CDS encoding ATP-dependent DNA helicase RecG produces the protein MRGCWGQSDAGSSGGERVTTLDTTLRTIIARAATNLAKREIITVRDLLEFWPRRYLDPTRPTDFSSLQIGEYVVVLAFVKTAVTRKMKTRRGSMLIATIEDGDGHELELTFFSAWGHQDALVPGRLVLAAGTISYYEDSRGGRMQLTHPEYEAVKRGGHTPGAFDEGPIPVYAPVPGMNSMKVARAVDLVLHALEPVPDPIPVGVRAKHGLPPLDRAYAMLHQPRSVQDERKGRWRMKFQEAFVLQAALARLRHSSNAVPAVPRTPVTGGVAEQFRERLPFQLTDGQEQVLTEIRQDLQRTVPMNRLLQGEVGSGKTVVALLAMLTVIDAGGQAALLAPTEVLAAQHQRSITALLGPLAEAGLLGGAADGTRIAFLTGSQSAAERRANLLMAASGEAGIVVGTHALIQDHVQFAELGLVVVDEQHRFGVEQRDALRTKADGHTPHTLVMTATPIPRTVAMTVFGDMETSTLSEVPSGRQPITTHVVRGHQPNWVERTWSRVAEEVSRGGQVYVVCPRIGQPDDPDLPEGTTIGPGGPIMRRQEGGGPAPGTSTGDTTSTSASPRSTFPSSTPGGDDLFDDETLTWEADADEEEKSGRAELHGVLQVQRALRELPATADLRIGILHGRQSPEEKDAVMQSFSSGEIDVLVATTVIEVGVDVPNATQMVVIDADRFGISQLHQLRGRIGRGSKPGLCLLMCQSAESLSLERLDAVAATTDGFQLARLDLAQRREGDVLGASQSGRRSGIRLLRLSRDEDLIVTAHEDAWQIVGQDPDLEGHPELRAELDRMDAERAAFLERG
- a CDS encoding HAD family hydrolase translates to MAPPPITAVLFDFHQTLVCGGDASGWLQDGWRRAGRGDDPVGALGDDAAADLSDFLDRIWEHASVIDPASARDESPEQHRAVFLETVAGCPGVDRDLAEALYLGMPDRWDSFDDTVPVLDELRARGVRTAIVSNVGFDLRPVIERNHIVVDALVLSYEVGSVKPDAGIFTYALDLLEVEAAQTLMVGDSWRDDSGAAALGIRTLLLPRTDGPVHGLESVLRLVGP
- a CDS encoding acylphosphatase — encoded protein: MVRAVVFVRGRVQGVGFRWWTRARALELGLVGHARNLPDGRVEVNAQGPDDAVRALIDLLGEETSLRSRPGHVLGITVQWHEPVDSLTGFRER
- the rsmD gene encoding 16S rRNA (guanine(966)-N(2))-methyltransferase RsmD, whose protein sequence is MTRLIAGRLGGRRLRAPKGAGTRPTTDRVREALFSRVESLMDLTDTRVLDLYAGSGALAFEALSRGATRAVLVESDRRATALITANADELGVGSQTTVRGDLVERALERGPAGEEFDLVLIDPPYPLGEPEIARVLAGLVDHGWLAPDALVVLERSARSPDPAWPEGLVSLESRTYGETTVHLAEPSSDSA
- the coaD gene encoding pantetheine-phosphate adenylyltransferase, whose product is MSRCLCPGSYDPVTNGHLDIITRAAELYDEVVVGVLHNPAKTGRFPVEQRIEFITEAIPEGLPVRVEAFGGQLLVDIARQLEARAIVKGLRGGTDFAYELPMALMNRHLTGIETVFLPGDPALEHVSSSLVTEVATYGGDVTGLVPEHVREALEARRSR